The following are encoded in a window of Haladaptatus sp. R4 genomic DNA:
- a CDS encoding Gfo/Idh/MocA family protein, with product MTYRVIQVGTGGQGAHWCSTFLRENVDDGLIEVVGAVDIDPEQHENAMEHLGLDESQCYTDVEEAFAEVDADFCTVVIPPWLHEDVVDAAIEHDLDILSEKPIADSLEASVRIAEKVRRAGVQMGITMSHRFDQDKTSLRRHIQGEEAGPLDYIVGRFTCNARSYGTWGAFRHEMEDVLMIEGAVHQLDFIADMAGSDCKTIYADTWCPDWAEYEGDVQALVQLRFENGTRATWEGAKANAVGLNGWKSDYVRAECRDETLVLDDRELVRYPYDADGEQVVGGRTADPEPVMLDEQEKWSNTWLVEQFVEWLDGGEPMATNVEDNLQSMALIEAAMQSSRTGEPVEVQSLLADTRASVEAELSD from the coding sequence ATGACCTATCGAGTCATACAAGTCGGTACCGGCGGACAGGGCGCACACTGGTGTTCGACGTTCCTCCGCGAGAACGTGGACGACGGACTCATCGAAGTCGTCGGCGCGGTCGATATCGACCCGGAGCAACACGAGAACGCGATGGAGCACCTCGGATTGGACGAATCACAGTGTTACACGGACGTGGAGGAGGCGTTCGCGGAAGTCGATGCGGACTTCTGTACGGTCGTCATCCCGCCGTGGCTCCACGAGGACGTGGTCGATGCGGCCATCGAACACGACCTCGACATCCTGAGCGAGAAACCCATCGCCGACTCCCTCGAAGCGTCCGTTCGGATTGCCGAGAAGGTCCGGCGAGCGGGAGTGCAGATGGGAATCACGATGAGCCATCGGTTCGACCAGGACAAGACGTCGCTCAGACGCCACATTCAGGGCGAGGAAGCGGGACCGCTCGACTACATCGTCGGGCGGTTCACCTGCAACGCCCGGTCGTACGGGACGTGGGGCGCGTTCCGCCACGAGATGGAGGACGTGTTGATGATCGAGGGAGCGGTACACCAACTCGACTTCATCGCCGACATGGCCGGAAGCGATTGCAAGACGATATACGCCGATACGTGGTGTCCCGACTGGGCCGAGTACGAGGGCGACGTCCAGGCGCTCGTCCAACTCCGGTTCGAGAACGGCACGCGGGCGACGTGGGAGGGCGCGAAGGCCAACGCCGTCGGGTTGAACGGCTGGAAGAGCGACTACGTCCGCGCCGAATGTCGGGACGAGACGCTCGTCCTCGACGACCGGGAGCTGGTCCGCTATCCGTACGACGCCGATGGCGAACAGGTGGTCGGCGGTCGGACGGCCGACCCCGAACCCGTGATGCTCGACGAACAGGAAAAGTGGAGCAACACGTGGCTCGTCGAGCAGTTCGTTGAATGGCTCGACGGCGGCGAACCGATGGCGACGAACGTCGAGGACAACCTCCAGTCGATGGCGCTGATCGAGGCAGCGATGCAGAGCAGTCGGACCGGCGAACCGGTCGAAGTTCAATCGCTGCTCGCGGACACGCGGGCGTCGGTCGAGGCGGAACTGTCCGACTGA
- a CDS encoding carbohydrate ABC transporter permease, whose protein sequence is MSGINSDDEGNVVERFAQYSIEHPNGVYRVVMAIAIGFFMLMSLFPFYWLLVIALTPNRAIANMGLLPKGFNPGVFIDIFRVIPFHLYMLNSLIIAGLTTIIVLLIGSLAGYVFGRYDFPGRTPLMLVVLVISYFPPVTFLIPLFRLFNGKVDILGLSYPELYNTPWAVVMPLSALTLPLIIFLLSTFYSQIPDGLEDAARIEGSTRLGALFRIIVPLSAPGVATAGILTFIIVYNEFFFSYLMVNGAVENWAPVLHGIFQFQGTQSVAYNMMAAASIVGVIPMAILVLIAQDRIVSGLTQGALKG, encoded by the coding sequence ATGTCGGGAATCAATTCGGACGACGAAGGCAACGTGGTCGAACGGTTCGCACAGTATTCGATAGAGCATCCGAACGGGGTGTACAGGGTCGTCATGGCGATCGCCATCGGCTTCTTCATGCTCATGTCGCTGTTCCCGTTCTACTGGCTGCTCGTCATCGCGCTCACGCCGAACCGCGCCATCGCGAACATGGGACTCCTCCCGAAGGGGTTCAACCCCGGCGTCTTCATCGACATCTTTCGGGTGATACCGTTCCACCTGTACATGTTGAACAGCCTCATCATCGCCGGACTGACCACGATCATCGTGTTGCTCATCGGTAGTTTGGCGGGATACGTCTTCGGCAGGTACGACTTCCCCGGACGCACCCCGCTGATGCTGGTCGTCCTGGTCATCTCGTACTTCCCGCCGGTGACGTTCCTCATCCCGCTCTTCCGCCTGTTCAACGGGAAGGTGGACATCCTCGGGCTCTCGTACCCCGAACTGTACAACACGCCGTGGGCAGTGGTGATGCCGCTGAGCGCGCTCACGCTACCGCTCATCATCTTCCTGCTCTCGACGTTCTACAGCCAGATTCCGGACGGGTTGGAGGACGCCGCGCGTATCGAGGGATCGACGCGACTCGGTGCGTTGTTCCGCATCATCGTCCCGTTGTCGGCACCCGGCGTCGCCACGGCGGGCATCCTGACGTTCATCATCGTCTACAACGAGTTCTTCTTCTCGTACCTGATGGTGAACGGTGCCGTGGAGAACTGGGCACCCGTGTTGCACGGTATCTTCCAGTTCCAGGGCACCCAGTCGGTCGCGTACAACATGATGGCCGCCGCGAGCATCGTCGGCGTCATTCCGATGGCCATCCTCGTGCTCATCGCACAGGACCGCATCGTGAGCGGTCTCACGCAGGGCGCGCTCAAGGGATAA
- a CDS encoding carbohydrate ABC transporter permease — MATDESTTSNRRWRFGPGIAVLNRIERLSETQFVYLMLVPLLLLLGTMAIWPLIYTANISLHADSITTSNPVGKFVGLKNYADLLTGQSDVILQRPFFDLSQPFKSAIPVTILFTVGAIVVETVLGFAMALVLDQQFRGRRWVRVGLIVPWAVPIVIQGMIFYLMFQPSIGFAVEPLQHLGIISSSPLATSHDSLLITIIADIWKQSAFMALLILAGLQSIDRSLYQVAKISGASKWQQFRTITFPLVLPTLLVALLFRTIAAVKVYGTIETISSCNTVPSMSCLVVSMWNASRYGSAAAIAFIIAAAIGMLLIVYLIQFNKQESMGL, encoded by the coding sequence ATGGCAACAGACGAATCCACGACCTCGAATCGCCGCTGGCGGTTCGGACCGGGTATCGCCGTCCTGAACCGCATCGAGCGGCTGAGCGAGACACAGTTCGTGTACCTGATGCTCGTGCCGCTGTTGTTGCTCCTCGGGACGATGGCCATCTGGCCGCTCATCTACACGGCCAACATCTCGCTGCACGCCGACAGCATCACGACGTCGAATCCCGTCGGAAAGTTCGTCGGCTTGAAGAACTATGCCGACCTGCTCACCGGTCAGTCGGACGTCATCCTGCAACGGCCGTTCTTCGACCTGAGCCAGCCGTTCAAGAGCGCCATCCCGGTGACGATACTGTTCACCGTCGGCGCTATCGTCGTCGAGACGGTTCTCGGCTTCGCGATGGCGCTCGTGCTGGACCAGCAGTTCCGCGGTCGGCGGTGGGTCCGCGTCGGACTCATCGTCCCGTGGGCGGTTCCCATCGTCATCCAGGGGATGATCTTCTACCTGATGTTCCAGCCGTCCATCGGGTTCGCGGTCGAACCGCTCCAACACCTGGGGATCATCTCGTCGTCACCGCTGGCGACGAGCCACGACTCCCTGCTGATAACCATCATCGCGGACATCTGGAAGCAGTCGGCGTTCATGGCGCTGCTAATCCTGGCCGGATTGCAGAGCATCGACCGCTCGCTGTATCAGGTGGCGAAGATTTCGGGCGCGTCGAAGTGGCAGCAGTTCCGGACCATCACGTTCCCGCTGGTGCTGCCGACGCTCCTCGTGGCGCTCCTGTTCCGGACCATCGCCGCGGTCAAGGTGTACGGGACGATCGAGACCATCTCAAGCTGTAACACGGTCCCGTCGATGAGCTGTCTGGTCGTTTCGATGTGGAACGCCAGCCGATACGGCTCCGCGGCGGCGATAGCGTTCATCATCGCGGCGGCGATAGGGATGCTGTTGATCGTGTACCTGATCCAATTCAACAAACAAGAGAGTATGGGGCTGTAA
- a CDS encoding extracellular solute-binding protein, producing MSAGGVATGLAGCSGFGGSSSGSNGGNTLRITAHTEWRNNEKKIVKALHDAGFPEDIDIKMISAGQTTDEMQTKYRQWLSADRPDPDLMVFDCGWTTPFIVRGQLKKLDDVLPKKVKNKVENDYFQQSVKSARSNDGSLYGVPLYTDLPTIQYRKDLVKKAGYDWTQYKTKPMSWKQFSNEMADVLEQSDVKYGFNWQAASEIQLACCVFNEFLSSWGGAYFGNPEENLYKVGKRPVTVDEKPVIDSLKMARTFIHGTDASDTMDGYGAKITSSEASQWGLSPSMRPFTQGNAVALRNWPYSIAINGADDALGEKMGVMPIPYGVKPGQAKYPGTGGSIAALGGWNFSMNPNTENEDACVEFYKAITTKSFQLDNFQIAGHIPPVSKTLKNATDVPVMGRYVDTLAYTGQHTLARPATVIWPEQSQAVAQKANAVIMGNVGAQEGMDQLKSQLQKLEKKV from the coding sequence GTGAGCGCTGGGGGCGTCGCGACCGGTTTAGCCGGGTGTTCCGGCTTTGGCGGCAGTAGCTCGGGATCGAACGGCGGAAACACGCTTCGGATCACCGCCCACACCGAGTGGCGGAACAACGAGAAGAAGATCGTCAAGGCGCTTCACGACGCCGGCTTTCCGGAAGACATCGATATCAAGATGATCAGCGCCGGGCAGACGACCGACGAAATGCAGACCAAATATCGGCAGTGGCTCTCCGCCGACCGACCGGACCCCGACCTGATGGTGTTCGACTGCGGCTGGACGACGCCGTTCATCGTTCGTGGACAACTGAAAAAGCTCGACGACGTGCTTCCGAAGAAGGTGAAGAACAAGGTCGAGAACGACTACTTCCAACAGAGCGTCAAGTCGGCGCGGTCGAACGACGGAAGCCTCTACGGGGTTCCGCTGTACACCGACTTGCCGACGATCCAGTATCGCAAGGACCTGGTGAAGAAGGCCGGGTACGACTGGACGCAGTACAAGACCAAGCCGATGTCGTGGAAGCAGTTCTCCAACGAGATGGCCGACGTTCTCGAACAATCCGACGTGAAGTACGGCTTCAACTGGCAGGCCGCGTCCGAGATTCAACTCGCCTGCTGTGTGTTCAACGAGTTCCTGAGTTCGTGGGGCGGCGCGTACTTCGGCAACCCGGAGGAGAACCTCTACAAGGTCGGTAAACGTCCGGTTACGGTCGACGAGAAGCCGGTCATCGACTCGCTGAAGATGGCGCGGACGTTCATTCACGGGACCGACGCATCGGACACGATGGACGGATACGGCGCTAAGATCACGTCCTCGGAAGCCTCGCAGTGGGGCCTGTCGCCGTCCATGCGGCCGTTCACGCAGGGCAACGCCGTCGCGCTTCGTAACTGGCCGTACTCCATCGCCATCAACGGCGCTGACGACGCCCTCGGGGAGAAGATGGGCGTGATGCCGATCCCGTACGGGGTCAAGCCGGGACAGGCGAAGTACCCCGGAACCGGCGGTTCCATCGCCGCGCTCGGTGGCTGGAACTTCTCGATGAACCCGAACACGGAGAACGAGGACGCGTGTGTCGAGTTCTACAAGGCGATAACGACCAAGTCGTTCCAACTCGACAACTTCCAGATCGCAGGCCACATTCCGCCGGTCTCGAAGACGCTGAAGAACGCGACCGACGTTCCGGTGATGGGCCGATACGTCGACACGCTCGCGTACACCGGCCAACACACGCTGGCTCGCCCGGCGACCGTCATCTGGCCGGAGCAATCACAGGCCGTGGCCCAGAAGGCGAACGCCGTCATCATGGGCAACGTCGGTGCCCAAGAGGGGATGGACCAATTGAAATCACAACTGCAAAAGCTCGAAAAGAAGGTGTAG
- a CDS encoding ABC transporter ATP-binding protein, translated as MGSLRLSHVTKRYDDVVAVNDMNLDIEDSEFISLVGPSGCGKSTTLKMIGGLTKPSDGNILIDDEDVTNDPPKDRGLAMVFQNIALFPHMNVYDNMSYGLRIRGTAKNEIDQRVDEAAETLKLEGMLERMPSELSGGQRQRVAIGRAIVREPEVFLMDEPLANLDAKLRVHMRTELQRIQRKFNVTTIYVTHDQEEAMTMSDRVAIINEGELQQIAPPLECYHEPENRFVAGFIGSPSMNFIEGTVREGHFESEKFDLDLRDFECDGAENVTVGIRPEDVYLADSKPVDGSKAIRVTVDVTEPIGEKIFVYLYTRDEESTETELSELDGTEESRSQFLMSAPPDTEISEGDEIDIVLDRRSIHLFDTETGEAIVHGAESEPAPVP; from the coding sequence ATGGGATCGCTTCGCTTGAGTCATGTGACCAAACGGTACGACGACGTTGTCGCGGTCAACGATATGAACCTCGACATCGAGGACAGTGAGTTCATCTCGCTGGTCGGACCGTCTGGATGTGGAAAATCGACGACGCTAAAGATGATCGGCGGGCTGACGAAGCCGTCGGACGGGAACATCCTGATCGACGACGAGGACGTCACGAACGACCCGCCGAAGGACCGCGGATTGGCGATGGTGTTCCAGAACATCGCCCTGTTTCCGCATATGAACGTCTACGACAACATGAGCTACGGGCTCCGGATACGCGGGACCGCGAAGAACGAAATCGACCAACGGGTCGATGAAGCCGCGGAAACGCTCAAACTGGAGGGGATGCTCGAACGGATGCCGAGCGAACTATCCGGGGGACAGCGCCAGCGTGTCGCGATCGGCCGCGCCATCGTTCGGGAGCCCGAGGTGTTCCTGATGGACGAGCCACTGGCGAACCTCGACGCGAAGCTCCGCGTTCACATGCGAACCGAGTTGCAACGCATTCAGCGCAAGTTCAACGTGACGACCATCTACGTGACACACGACCAGGAGGAGGCGATGACCATGTCGGACCGCGTCGCCATCATCAACGAAGGAGAACTCCAGCAGATCGCACCGCCGTTGGAGTGTTATCACGAACCCGAGAACCGGTTCGTCGCCGGGTTCATCGGGTCGCCCAGCATGAACTTCATCGAGGGAACGGTCCGCGAGGGTCACTTCGAGTCAGAAAAGTTCGACCTCGACCTTCGTGACTTCGAGTGCGATGGGGCCGAAAACGTTACCGTCGGTATCAGACCCGAGGACGTCTATTTGGCCGATTCGAAACCGGTGGACGGGAGCAAGGCGATTCGAGTGACCGTGGACGTTACCGAACCGATCGGCGAGAAGATCTTCGTCTATCTGTACACACGGGACGAGGAGAGCACGGAAACTGAACTGTCCGAACTCGACGGGACGGAGGAGAGTCGCTCGCAGTTCCTGATGAGCGCGCCGCCGGACACGGAGATTTCGGAGGGGGACGAGATCGACATCGTCCTCGACCGCCGAAGCATTCATCTGTTCGATACAGAGACAGGTGAGGCGATCGTCCACGGCGCCGAATCGGAACCGGCCCCGGTACCGTGA
- a CDS encoding fibronectin type III-like domain-contianing protein, with translation MAADDVVQLYSRQRRSRTRQPDQVLCGFERVRLEPGERTCIEFELAYDEFSFWDVTRNRRVVERATHDVAIGSASDDLGPRRTLRVDGERIPQRDLSEETRTVDADDWSWSSIELLDKSKADGTTVGFSDGSWVAFEDVDLRDRPEEASVSVAREEGGSATVELRLGSPDGRLLGSADVPSTGDVYEYERVTTALRGATGGHRTVYLVARGEFRAHTVQFD, from the coding sequence ATGGCGGCCGACGACGTCGTCCAGTTGTACAGCCGTCAGCGCCGGTCGCGCACCCGGCAACCGGACCAAGTGCTGTGCGGGTTCGAGCGCGTCCGGCTCGAACCGGGCGAACGCACGTGCATCGAGTTCGAACTCGCCTACGACGAGTTCTCGTTCTGGGACGTCACGCGGAACCGCCGGGTCGTCGAGCGTGCTACACACGACGTGGCAATCGGGTCGGCATCCGATGACCTCGGTCCGCGCAGGACGCTCCGCGTGGACGGCGAACGGATCCCGCAGCGCGACCTGTCCGAGGAAACCCGTACCGTCGATGCCGACGATTGGTCGTGGTCGTCGATCGAACTGCTGGACAAGTCGAAGGCCGACGGAACCACCGTCGGCTTCTCCGACGGTTCGTGGGTCGCGTTCGAGGACGTCGATTTGCGCGACCGTCCGGAAGAAGCGTCGGTGTCGGTCGCTCGGGAGGAGGGAGGTTCGGCGACGGTCGAACTCCGGCTTGGCTCCCCCGACGGACGCCTGTTGGGTTCGGCCGACGTTCCCTCCACGGGCGACGTCTACGAGTACGAACGAGTGACGACGGCGCTTCGCGGAGCGACGGGCGGCCATCGAACGGTGTATCTGGTCGCGCGCGGCGAATTCCGTGCGCACACCGTCCAGTTCGACTGA
- a CDS encoding glycoside hydrolase N-terminal domain-containing protein, whose amino-acid sequence MEALPLGNGRLGAMVYWTPRTERIRLNEETIWAGGFDEESKNNPNATRRTTARKRK is encoded by the coding sequence TTGGAGGCGCTCCCGCTCGGCAACGGCCGACTCGGGGCGATGGTGTACTGGACCCCTCGGACCGAGAGAATTCGGCTGAACGAGGAGACCATCTGGGCGGGGGGATTCGACGAGGAGTCGAAGAACAATCCGAACGCGACGAGACGGACAACAGCGCGAAAAAGGAAGTGA
- a CDS encoding beta-galactosidase domain 4-containing protein translates to MKSKSVRVGPAFGRNRKNGFDVTVDAIHVIDRALSGDEVDDVGDIAADEGVLSYTFAGLLRDKSLQGGYIWDWVNQDVTRTTTVDGESVEYAFYDGNPFCINGMVWSDREPQPELWQLKHSQQPVKAAPADLRDGELYVTNHYNFTNTAAVNCRWELVADDETVQTGELDVDIEPGETRVVRVPFEEPREPTPGIEYWLNVSFSNPEASAYAEADYEVSREQFELPLEAEGRRSPSLGSLPSLDVSETNAEVVVTGDGFEYRFDTDVGTITSMRYEGTELLERGPLFNAWRAPIMNEVQTWGSEQATSWKTAGLDSVENVVEAVSVEQPDDSLVEVDVESFAKGAKAKSGGKAAGFETTYRFRVFGNGAVTVGVDATPNAELRDVVTDYLPKVGLQVEAPSSFDRFEWYGRGPQETYPDRKTGVDIGRYSGTVAEQYVPYIPPTDNGNKADTRWATLSDDDGVGLLAAATDEPMNVSLNRFSNLAEAEHEYELEDRGSVAFNLDHRVSGVGGTPVEPYDEFQVQPEETSFEYLLRPFAVGEDDPMALARTRFDGDA, encoded by the coding sequence GTGAAGTCGAAGTCGGTTCGCGTCGGTCCCGCGTTCGGTAGGAACCGGAAGAACGGTTTCGACGTGACGGTCGACGCCATCCACGTCATCGACCGTGCCCTCTCCGGGGACGAGGTGGACGACGTGGGCGATATCGCGGCCGACGAGGGCGTCCTGAGCTACACCTTCGCGGGACTGCTCCGCGACAAGAGTCTCCAAGGCGGGTACATCTGGGACTGGGTCAATCAGGACGTGACGCGGACGACGACGGTGGACGGCGAGAGCGTGGAGTACGCCTTCTACGACGGCAACCCGTTCTGCATCAACGGGATGGTCTGGTCCGACCGCGAGCCACAACCGGAACTCTGGCAGCTCAAACACAGCCAACAGCCCGTAAAAGCCGCACCGGCGGACCTGAGAGACGGCGAGCTGTACGTAACCAATCACTACAACTTCACGAATACGGCTGCGGTGAACTGCCGATGGGAACTCGTCGCCGACGACGAGACGGTGCAGACGGGCGAACTCGATGTGGACATCGAACCCGGCGAGACGCGGGTGGTTCGGGTTCCGTTCGAGGAACCGCGCGAACCGACCCCCGGAATCGAATACTGGCTGAACGTTTCGTTCAGCAACCCGGAAGCGTCGGCGTACGCCGAGGCCGACTACGAGGTGTCCCGCGAGCAATTCGAACTGCCACTCGAAGCGGAAGGGAGACGGTCGCCGTCCCTCGGTAGCCTTCCGTCGCTCGACGTTTCCGAAACGAACGCCGAGGTGGTCGTCACGGGCGACGGGTTCGAGTACCGGTTCGACACCGACGTCGGGACCATCACCTCGATGCGGTACGAGGGGACGGAACTGCTCGAACGCGGGCCGTTGTTCAACGCGTGGCGCGCACCCATCATGAACGAGGTGCAGACGTGGGGAAGCGAACAGGCCACGAGTTGGAAGACGGCCGGACTGGATTCGGTCGAAAACGTCGTCGAGGCCGTATCGGTCGAGCAACCGGACGATTCGCTGGTGGAAGTGGACGTGGAGAGCTTCGCGAAGGGCGCGAAGGCGAAGTCGGGAGGGAAAGCCGCTGGATTCGAGACGACCTACAGGTTCCGCGTCTTCGGAAACGGTGCGGTTACCGTCGGCGTCGATGCCACGCCGAACGCGGAGTTGCGGGACGTCGTCACCGACTACCTGCCGAAAGTAGGCCTGCAGGTCGAAGCGCCGAGCAGTTTCGACCGGTTCGAATGGTACGGCCGCGGACCGCAGGAGACGTATCCCGACCGGAAGACGGGCGTCGATATCGGACGGTACTCGGGAACGGTCGCCGAGCAGTACGTCCCGTACATCCCGCCGACGGACAACGGGAACAAGGCGGATACCCGCTGGGCGACCCTCTCGGACGACGACGGGGTCGGACTGCTCGCCGCCGCGACGGACGAGCCCATGAACGTGAGCCTGAATCGCTTCTCGAACCTCGCGGAAGCCGAACACGAGTACGAACTCGAAGACCGCGGATCGGTGGCGTTCAACCTCGATCACCGCGTTTCCGGCGTCGGCGGAACGCCGGTCGAACCATACGACGAGTTCCAAGTCCAACCGGAAGAAACGTCGTTCGAGTACCTCCTCCGTCCGTTCGCGGTCGGGGAGGACGACCCGATGGCGCTCGCTCGGACGCGATTCGACGGGGACGCCTGA